Proteins from a genomic interval of Musa acuminata AAA Group cultivar baxijiao chromosome BXJ1-9, Cavendish_Baxijiao_AAA, whole genome shotgun sequence:
- the LOC103998683 gene encoding uncharacterized protein LOC103998683, with amino-acid sequence MQSDIRFHDSSPLSEPPSFIQRLRSSLCSSCCFGGSAGDDEVDERPASVIRSSTIWLRSRGQELQEVGGRCRNLVARIAPRHPHHHARRGSGDFGYDPLSYALNFDEGPDDDDDDRHPGGGDAYRYRNFSSRLPPSPPRPVAS; translated from the coding sequence ATGCAATCGGATATCCGATTCCACGATTCCTCTCCCCTCTCTGAGCCACCTTCCTTCATTCAGCGTCTGCGCTCCTCGCTCTGCTCCTCCTGCTGCTTCGGCGGCTCCGCCGGCGATGACGAGGTGGACGAGCGGCCAGCGTCGGTGATCCGGTCCTCGACGATCTGGCTGCGGTCCAGGGGGCAGGAGCTGCAGGAGGTCGGGGGTCGGTGCCGGAACTTAGTGGCGCGGATCGCGCCCCGTCACCCCCACCACCACGCCCGCCGCGGATCCGGCGACTTCGGGTACGACCCCCTCAGCTACGCCCTCAACTTCGACGAGGggcccgacgacgacgacgacgaccgccACCCCGGCGGCGGGGATGCGTACCGGTACCGGAACTTCTCGTCCCGCCTACCGCCCTCCCCGCCGCGCCCGGTTGCTTCGTGA
- the LOC135586523 gene encoding protein RGF1 INDUCIBLE TRANSCRIPTION FACTOR 1-like yields MAIRKPAWLEALDAQKFFVGCCLHENAKKNEKNICCLDCCTSICPHCVSSHRRHRLLQVRRYVYHDVVRLEDLEKLIDCSSVQSYTINSSKVVFLKKRPQSRQFKGSGNICTSCDRSLQEPFIHCSLGCKVEYVLRQKQDLSPYLRRCKTLQLSPDYIIPHDVDEETTHSTIVEGDEHTASSDSERLSLPCTRFQIMNRKASWPCISATSPAAASDVHASRNMSRRKGVPHRSPLC; encoded by the exons ATG GCGATACGGAAGCCGGCGTGGTTGGAAGCGCTTGACGCCCAGAAGTTCTTCGTCGGCTGCTGCCTCCACGAGAACGCCAAGAAGAACGAGAAGAACATCTGCTGCCTCGACTGCTGCACCAGCATCTGCCCGCACTGCGTGTCGTCGCACCGCCGCCACCGGCTGCTGCAGGTGCGGCGGTACGTGTACCACGACGTGGTGCGGCTGGAAGACCTGGAGAAGCTCATCGACTGCTCCAGTGTTCAG TCGTATACGATCAACAGCTCCAAGGTGGTGTTTCTGAAGAAGAGGCCTCAGAGCAGGCAGTTCAAAGGGTCAGGGAACATCTGCACTTCATGTGATAGGAGCCTTCAGGAACCCTTCATTCATTGTTCTCTGGGTTGTAAG GTGGAGTATGTGCTGAGGCAGAAGCAGGATCTGTCTCCTTACCTGAGAAGATGCAAGACTCTTCAGCTGAGCCCAGACTACATCATTCCTCATGATGTGGATGAAGAGACCACTCACTCCACCATCGTGGAAGGTGATGAGCACACTGCGTCATCAGACTCTGAGAGGTTGAGCTTGCCATGCACTCGCTTCCAGATCATGAACAGGAAGGCTAGCTGGCCTTGCATCTCTGCAACATCACCCGCGGCTGCCTCTGATGTGCACGCCAGCAGAAACATGAGCAGGAGAAAAGGTGTTCCTCACAGATCTCCTCTGTGCTGA